From bacterium, one genomic window encodes:
- a CDS encoding HAD-IB family hydrolase, producing the protein MKLAIFDIDGTITRRSSERFFIQFLLRRKKLTRRRLMTTFFLFLLRHPMQAFNGFKQNKMYLRNLKEQEVRSLALECFDKQIQFDIKNTLLEEIRRRKSEGYKILLLSGSLPCLVEPMVKFVGADFMICSELELSDGKFTGNMTTLHPYGRNKKILSKLFCKEHGFDLQHACAYANEWADRFLLEAVQESIAVDPDKKLNQLSIKKDWKVINT; encoded by the coding sequence GTGAAGTTAGCCATATTTGATATTGACGGAACGATTACGCGCAGGTCATCGGAACGTTTTTTTATACAATTTTTATTGAGAAGAAAAAAACTGACGCGTCGACGGCTCATGACAACATTTTTCCTTTTTTTGCTTCGACATCCGATGCAGGCTTTTAACGGATTTAAACAAAACAAAATGTACCTCAGGAATCTCAAAGAACAAGAAGTGCGTTCCTTAGCGCTTGAATGTTTCGACAAACAAATCCAATTTGATATAAAGAATACTCTGCTGGAGGAAATCCGGCGGCGTAAATCAGAGGGTTATAAAATATTATTGTTAAGCGGCTCATTGCCCTGCCTGGTGGAGCCGATGGTTAAATTTGTCGGCGCCGACTTTATGATCTGTTCAGAATTGGAATTGTCCGACGGCAAATTTACAGGTAATATGACTACGCTCCACCCTTATGGACGAAACAAAAAAATATTATCGAAACTTTTCTGTAAAGAACACGGATTTGATCTTCAACATGCGTGCGCATACGCGAATGAATGGGCAGATCGTTTTTTGCTTGAAGCCGTTCAAGAATCTATAGCCGTTGACCCGGATAAGAAATTAAACCAATTATCAATAAAAAAAGATTGGAAAGTAATAAACACCTGA
- a CDS encoding CDP-alcohol phosphatidyltransferase family protein, with protein sequence MKLLNLANTITIIRIVILYITVYLIYTGQMIFLIAAVGLSILIILLDWLDGIVARSRNEVTQFGGVLDITGDRIVENVFWIVFADLEIIPMWIPIIVMSRGFMTDAIRSQALMEGKTAFGENTMMTNRFGKFLVSGRFMRAFYGTIKGITFPYLILVLIAQERHLRDANLQDYLWVSTYTKNGGLFLAILTTAVSLLRGIPVLAEGRKLFVKDEA encoded by the coding sequence ATGAAGCTATTAAATCTCGCCAATACTATCACGATCATACGTATTGTTATATTGTACATTACCGTTTATCTGATCTACACCGGACAGATGATTTTTTTGATTGCAGCTGTAGGCTTGTCGATCCTGATCATTCTTTTGGACTGGTTGGACGGCATCGTCGCGCGCAGCCGCAACGAAGTCACCCAATTCGGCGGCGTACTGGATATAACAGGGGACCGAATTGTTGAAAACGTTTTCTGGATTGTATTTGCAGACCTCGAGATTATTCCTATGTGGATCCCGATCATTGTTATGTCTCGCGGATTTATGACGGATGCGATTCGTAGCCAGGCCTTGATGGAGGGAAAAACTGCTTTTGGAGAAAACACGATGATGACAAACCGCTTCGGAAAGTTTCTTGTTTCCGGCCGTTTTATGAGAGCCTTCTATGGCACAATCAAAGGAATCACTTTTCCCTATTTGATCTTGGTACTAATAGCACAAGAGAGACATCTTAGGGATGCTAACCTCCAGGATTATCTCTGGGTCTCGACTTATACAAAAAACGGCGGCCTCTTTTTGGCAATACTGACGACCGCGGTTAGTTTGTTGCGCGGCATTCCCGTTCTGGCCGAAGGGCGAAAACTCTTTGTGAAAGATGAAGCGTGA